One segment of Mycolicibacterium baixiangningiae DNA contains the following:
- a CDS encoding oxygenase MpaB family protein, whose translation MVTQEAATAYPRRFMEAERRNRRLGRPLRVLTRTVRLDPELTGLIGQRLRHRDELGAALVAAMKPADPDQAERVTMGQFKDALDHGAACVPGCPAALRDFFAVVEDTPTWVDFDLVDRGAAAYRRLGTNAADVMLQLSLIGGYRFGGPTDLLVETGGLTGRKTVRRLAETQKWAVAVSQPDAMRRDGEGFKLTVHVRLMHALVNHQFETNGRWDIERWGLPINQTDQAATLGLFNGALLLGVRMLGVRVSPEESRAIMHMWKYVGWLMGVDEDWLCDNEAQQHRLNYHLLVTQSTVTAAGPALANAIVDAQRALHYPNLARVRGAYQRARLLSMLRYFLRAEGMDDLHLPHALPWAVLPVIARNTVRYQVLSRTRRGREHLERWGERSSARLLDKYFGEQQHGIGQLPC comes from the coding sequence ATGGTGACACAGGAGGCAGCCACCGCATACCCCCGGCGTTTCATGGAGGCCGAGCGGCGTAACCGCCGCCTGGGCCGACCGCTACGGGTGCTGACCCGGACCGTGCGCCTGGACCCCGAGCTGACCGGCTTGATCGGGCAACGGCTGAGGCATCGCGACGAACTCGGAGCCGCGCTGGTCGCGGCGATGAAGCCGGCCGACCCCGATCAGGCGGAGCGGGTGACGATGGGGCAGTTCAAAGACGCCCTCGACCACGGCGCCGCCTGCGTGCCCGGGTGCCCCGCTGCGCTGCGTGACTTCTTCGCGGTCGTCGAAGACACACCCACCTGGGTCGATTTCGACCTCGTCGACCGCGGCGCAGCGGCGTACCGGCGCCTCGGCACCAACGCGGCCGACGTGATGTTGCAGCTCTCGCTCATCGGGGGCTACCGGTTCGGCGGACCGACGGACCTGCTTGTCGAAACCGGTGGACTGACCGGCCGCAAGACCGTGCGGCGACTCGCGGAGACGCAGAAATGGGCCGTCGCCGTCTCCCAGCCCGACGCCATGCGTCGCGACGGGGAGGGCTTCAAACTCACCGTCCACGTGCGGCTCATGCATGCGCTGGTGAATCACCAGTTCGAGACGAACGGCCGCTGGGACATCGAGCGGTGGGGACTCCCGATCAATCAGACGGACCAGGCGGCGACACTCGGGTTGTTCAACGGAGCACTGCTCCTCGGAGTGCGGATGCTGGGCGTACGGGTCAGCCCCGAGGAGTCGCGCGCGATCATGCACATGTGGAAGTACGTCGGCTGGCTGATGGGGGTTGACGAAGACTGGTTGTGCGACAACGAAGCTCAGCAACATCGCCTGAACTACCACCTGCTCGTCACACAATCGACCGTGACGGCGGCCGGACCTGCGCTGGCCAACGCAATCGTCGATGCGCAACGCGCCCTGCACTACCCGAATCTGGCGAGGGTACGCGGCGCCTACCAGCGTGCGCGGCTGCTCAGCATGCTGCGATACTTCCTGCGCGCAGAGGGTATGGATGATCTGCATCTGCCTCACGCACTACCCTGGGCGGTGCTACCGGTGATCGCCAGGAACACCGTTCGCTATCAGGTGCTTTCACGCACCCGACGCGGAAGGGAACACCTGGAGCGCTGGGGGGAGCGCTCCAGTGCGCGACTGTTGGACAA